The Candidatus Woesearchaeota archaeon DNA segment ATCTTTTTAAGCTTATTCAATATTTTCTTCATGATATCAGCCAAATCTGCATACTCTTCCTCGCTAAATTCATCCATCCTCCTTTTGTGGCTCTTGCTGAATACCCATATCTCAAAGCTGAATCTTGAAGCATAAGGGGCAAAGGCAACAAAATTATTATTCTCAAAACATGCCCTATAACTGTTTTTTTCTATATCTATTATCCTGCAGTAAGGGCACTCATTCTTTGAATGCCTGCATTTTTTTTTGATTATTTCAGGCAGAAAATTAATTCCTGCAATCTGGGTATGGGAATGTATCAGGGAAGTGCCCGCGTCCTTGCCGTGGTTTTTGAACACCACAACATATCTTATCGCTTCCCTTTTTGAAAGCTGCTCTATTCTCTGGTTATATATCTTAAGTAATTCTGTCAGCCTTTCTTTAGGCAAATCCCACAATTGCTCTTCATGGTCGGGAGTTTCAGCTATTATTTCATGATAGCCGTATGCAGAAGCAAAAGTAAAGAAACCATTGTGTGTTTGGATTTCGGGGTTTCCTTCCTTTTTAACAGCAGGGAACTTATTGGGAAACCATCTGAATTTCCAGGATTTCCCTTTTGAAATTCTCCCTATCTCAGGGGGGGTAAGGTGCTCATTACCGGGGCAGAAGAAACACAGCTCCTTTTTGCCTTTCTCGCTCTTCTTCCTGAATTGCTTGGGCCTTTTCATTCTGTCAGTAGCTATAATAACCCACCTGTCAAGAACATAGTCTTTTCTTAGCTCCATGCAATAGTTAAAAATCCATTGGCTTTATAAATTATCCACACCACTTAGCAATGATTATAATAATTTAAATACTTAATCTTCCTTTTTTTAGTTGATACCCAAGTGAAGAAAAAAAATTCTGTTAAAAAAAAGAAAAAAGTTTTAAAAAAATCTAAGAAAAAGCAGGGAAAAAGGCTCAATATAAGCATTACAGTGCTTGAAAAAGCGCCGAAGAATAAGGAGTTCATCCTTCTTGACGGAAGAAAATTAAAAAACCTTAAAGATCTTGCCTTTGCTTTAGGTGATATGGCTGATGAGGTTTTCTGGCATCATGTTAACGATGCCCGCAATGATTTTGTTTGCTGGATAAATGAAGTGCTTAAAGAAAGGGAGCTGGCTGCAGATATGGAGAAAATCAAAGATAGGTTTAATGCGCAGCTGTCTGTTTTGAAACATATTGTTAGAAATATCTGA contains these protein-coding regions:
- the galT gene encoding galactose-1-phosphate uridylyltransferase encodes the protein MELRKDYVLDRWVIIATDRMKRPKQFRKKSEKGKKELCFFCPGNEHLTPPEIGRISKGKSWKFRWFPNKFPAVKKEGNPEIQTHNGFFTFASAYGYHEIIAETPDHEEQLWDLPKERLTELLKIYNQRIEQLSKREAIRYVVVFKNHGKDAGTSLIHSHTQIAGINFLPEIIKKKCRHSKNECPYCRIIDIEKNSYRACFENNNFVAFAPYASRFSFEIWVFSKSHKRRMDEFSEEEYADLADIMKKILNKLKKINVSYNYYLHYSPSNENLHFHVEVTPRLATWAGFEFSTEAIINSMPPEDAAKFYRGEIIPEK